One window of the Crassaminicella thermophila genome contains the following:
- the dapG gene encoding aspartate kinase → MDIIVQKFGGTSVTTNERREKVANKVICTKKEGKYPVVVVSAIGRSGDPYATDTLINFANSIYKEYESRELDMIMACGEIISSVILANTIKSMGYMAVALTGYQAGIITDNNYGDAEVLKVDTTNIINFLKKGYIPVITGFQGATENKDITTLGRGGSDTTAAILGEALNASVVEIYTDVDGVMTADPRLVSEAKVIDSISYDEIYQMAEDGAKVIHPRAVAIAKRGNIPLKVKNTLSDGPGTIIHNKELYNDRYSKNISKDDILTAIAHKNNIAQVNVYFEDSIEANELLMNALTKNNISIDLINFFTDKKVFTIDKKNIEKIEKILEEHNFKYKIVNDCSKITVIGHKMRGIPGVMAKIVKALSKQGIKILQTSDSHNTISCLVKDADTKNAVIALHKEFNLSKK, encoded by the coding sequence ATGGATATTATTGTTCAAAAATTTGGTGGTACTTCAGTAACCACGAACGAACGTAGGGAAAAAGTAGCAAATAAGGTAATATGTACGAAAAAAGAAGGAAAATATCCTGTTGTTGTTGTATCTGCTATTGGAAGAAGTGGAGATCCATATGCAACAGATACATTAATTAATTTTGCCAATTCGATTTATAAAGAATATGAAAGTAGAGAATTAGATATGATTATGGCTTGTGGAGAAATCATTTCTTCTGTTATTTTAGCAAATACTATTAAATCTATGGGATATATGGCAGTTGCTTTGACTGGATATCAAGCAGGAATTATTACAGATAATAATTATGGAGATGCGGAAGTATTAAAAGTTGATACAACAAATATTATTAATTTTTTGAAGAAAGGCTACATTCCTGTCATAACAGGATTTCAGGGAGCTACAGAAAATAAAGATATAACTACTTTAGGACGTGGAGGTAGTGATACAACTGCAGCTATATTAGGGGAAGCTTTAAATGCAAGTGTTGTGGAAATATATACAGATGTAGATGGAGTTATGACTGCTGACCCAAGGTTAGTATCGGAAGCGAAAGTAATAGATAGTATAAGTTATGATGAAATATATCAAATGGCTGAAGATGGAGCGAAGGTTATTCATCCTAGGGCAGTAGCAATTGCAAAAAGAGGAAACATTCCATTAAAGGTTAAAAATACATTATCTGATGGGCCAGGAACGATTATTCATAATAAAGAGTTATATAATGATAGATATAGTAAAAATATATCGAAAGATGATATACTAACTGCAATTGCACATAAAAATAATATTGCACAAGTAAATGTATATTTTGAAGATTCAATTGAAGCAAATGAATTATTGATGAATGCATTAACAAAGAATAATATTAGTATAGATTTAATAAATTTTTTCACTGATAAAAAAGTGTTTACAATTGATAAAAAAAATATCGAAAAAATTGAAAAAATATTAGAAGAACATAATTTTAAGTATAAAATTGTTAATGATTGTAGTAAAATAACAGTTATTGGTCATAAAATGAGAGGTATACCTGGAGTTATGGCAAAAATAGTAAAGGCTTTATCTAAACAAGGAATAAAAATATTACAAACTTCAGATTCTCATAATACAATATCTTGTTTGGTAAAAGATGCTGATACCAAAAATGCTGTTATTGCTCTTCATAAAGAATTTAATCTTTCAAAAAAATAA
- a CDS encoding polysaccharide deacetylase family protein gives MRVYIINKKNLMIICTVIILLLIFFTEESINTFFTKENEEPIRKVDPSIKRMAFTCNVDWGNEEIPKLLDILEEKGVKITFFVTGRWAYNNVELLKLIHSKGHEIGNHAYSHKMHSKISKRQNYIEIKKTEEVIDNILGVKPKYFAPPSGDYNDTTLEVAKELGYKTILWSIDTIDWRKGSTKDIIIKRVMNKPHAGAILLMHPKPATVEALPYLIDKIKEEGIEIGTISDLLNK, from the coding sequence ATGAGAGTTTATATAATAAATAAAAAAAATTTAATGATTATTTGTACTGTTATAATATTACTCTTAATTTTTTTTACTGAAGAAAGTATTAATACATTTTTTACAAAAGAGAATGAAGAACCTATTAGAAAAGTAGATCCAAGTATAAAAAGGATGGCATTTACATGTAATGTAGATTGGGGAAATGAAGAGATTCCAAAATTATTAGATATTTTAGAAGAAAAGGGTGTAAAAATAACTTTTTTTGTTACAGGAAGATGGGCATATAATAATGTTGAATTATTAAAACTTATTCACAGTAAAGGACATGAGATAGGAAATCATGCTTATAGTCATAAGATGCATAGCAAAATAAGTAAGAGACAAAATTATATTGAAATTAAGAAAACAGAAGAAGTTATTGACAATATATTAGGTGTGAAGCCAAAATATTTTGCACCACCATCAGGAGATTATAATGATACAACTTTAGAGGTTGCAAAAGAGCTTGGTTATAAGACTATACTATGGAGTATAGATACTATTGATTGGAGAAAAGGATCTACAAAAGACATAATTATTAAAAGGGTAATGAATAAACCACATGCAGGAGCAATACTTTTAATGCATCCTAAACCAGCTACAGTGGAAGCTTTACCATATCTAATAGATAAGATTAAGGAAGAGGGGATAGAGATAGGAACTATATCGGACTTACTTAATAAATAA
- the rpsO gene encoding 30S ribosomal protein S15, whose translation MNKEVKQSVINEYKMHENDTGSPEVQIAILTTRINELNEHLKVHKKDHHSRRGLLKMVGKRRNLLNYLKNKDIERYRSIIQKLGLRK comes from the coding sequence ATTAACAAAGAAGTAAAGCAATCTGTTATCAATGAATATAAGATGCACGAAAATGATACAGGTTCTCCTGAGGTGCAAATTGCTATATTAACAACTAGAATTAATGAGTTAAATGAGCACCTAAAAGTTCACAAAAAAGATCATCATTCACGTCGTGGGCTTTTAAAAATGGTAGGAAAAAGAAGAAATTTATTGAACTACCTAAAAAATAAGGATATCGAAAGATATAGAAGTATTATTCAGAAATTAGGATTAAGAAAGTAA
- a CDS encoding M16 family metallopeptidase, with product MYQKYRLSNGVRVVLEKIPHVKSVSLGFWIKTGSINENIKNNGITHFIEHMLFKGTKNRTAKEIAESIDDIGGQLNAFTSKECTCYYAKVLDAHVNVAVDVLTDMLFNSTFRSTEIEKEKSVVLEEINMYEDSPEDNAHDLLSKTVFYGHSLGLPVLGNGDTVNSFDKKTLLNYIETNYTVENMVVSVAGSFDEEALLQLLEEKFKNFINKKNKNELEKQPKFIANTTIKYKDIEQLHLCIGLQGIPLTSKHYYPLLLMNAVFGGSMSSRLFQNIREDKGLAYSVFSYPSFYKNIGLFTIYAGINPSQLKEVMKLIKGEIKKIKNYGLTKTELSKAKEQLKGNYILGLESTSSRMLGIGKSELFLNKIYSQKEILQKIDNVTMEDINNVIDMIFVLNNAAISAVGKIDEQTDISTILKS from the coding sequence ATGTATCAAAAATATAGATTAAGTAATGGCGTAAGAGTTGTTTTAGAGAAAATTCCACATGTAAAATCAGTATCATTAGGATTTTGGATTAAAACAGGTTCTATTAATGAAAATATTAAAAATAATGGTATTACACATTTTATCGAGCATATGTTGTTTAAAGGAACAAAAAATAGAACAGCTAAAGAAATTGCTGAATCAATAGATGATATTGGAGGGCAATTAAATGCATTTACCAGTAAAGAATGTACATGTTACTACGCAAAAGTATTAGATGCACATGTTAATGTAGCAGTTGATGTATTAACAGATATGTTATTTAACTCTACCTTTAGATCTACAGAAATAGAAAAAGAAAAAAGTGTAGTATTAGAAGAGATTAATATGTATGAAGATTCCCCGGAAGATAATGCTCATGATTTATTATCAAAGACAGTATTTTATGGTCACTCTTTAGGATTACCAGTACTTGGAAATGGTGATACTGTAAATAGTTTTGATAAAAAAACTTTATTAAATTATATTGAAACCAATTATACGGTCGAAAATATGGTTGTATCAGTAGCTGGAAGCTTTGATGAAGAGGCATTACTTCAATTGTTGGAGGAAAAATTTAAAAATTTCATAAATAAGAAAAATAAAAATGAATTAGAGAAGCAACCAAAATTTATTGCAAATACAACAATTAAATATAAAGATATTGAACAATTGCATCTATGTATAGGGCTACAAGGTATACCTTTAACAAGCAAACATTACTATCCTTTACTTCTTATGAATGCTGTTTTTGGTGGAAGTATGAGTTCAAGACTTTTTCAAAATATAAGAGAAGATAAAGGATTAGCATATTCGGTATTTTCTTATCCATCTTTTTATAAAAATATTGGTCTTTTTACAATTTATGCTGGCATAAACCCTTCTCAACTAAAAGAAGTGATGAAATTAATAAAGGGTGAAATAAAAAAAATAAAGAATTATGGGCTTACTAAAACTGAATTATCAAAAGCTAAAGAACAATTAAAAGGAAATTATATCTTAGGTTTGGAGAGTACAAGCAGCAGAATGTTAGGAATTGGCAAATCAGAATTGTTTTTAAATAAGATTTATTCACAAAAAGAAATACTACAAAAAATTGATAATGTTACTATGGAAGATATAAATAATGTTATTGATATGATTTTTGTCTTAAATAATGCAGCGATTTCAGCTGTTGGTAAAATTGATGAACAAACAGATATTAGTACGATTCTAAAATCTTAA
- the truB gene encoding tRNA pseudouridine(55) synthase TruB gives MISLKGIINVLKPPHMTSHDVVNFIRKKLNIKKVGHTGTLDPMAAGVLPICVGAATKISQYLLNDKKKYRCEMVLGSNTDTQDKWGKVINTRTVNVTEKDILDVFDSFKGEIYQIPPMYSALKYKGKKLYELAREGKEIERKSRKIFIYELDIIQINENVILFDVLCSKGTYIRTLCEDIGNALNCGAYMSFLLRTKTGKFSLCDAVTLETLKEASVNEINLNYLFPIDYPITHIPRVNVKKESEVYLRNGNNLYYKNIASHDNLIDETLVRLYVENKFIALGKVKMKKEFYIDVDRVFY, from the coding sequence GTGATTAGTTTGAAAGGAATTATTAATGTTTTAAAACCTCCACATATGACTTCTCATGATGTTGTAAATTTCATCAGAAAAAAATTAAACATAAAAAAAGTTGGGCATACAGGAACTTTAGATCCAATGGCAGCTGGAGTATTGCCAATTTGCGTTGGAGCCGCAACTAAAATAAGTCAATATCTTTTAAATGATAAGAAAAAATATAGATGTGAAATGGTATTAGGTAGCAATACAGATACACAAGATAAATGGGGAAAAGTTATAAATACACGTACAGTAAATGTTACAGAGAAGGATATTTTAGATGTATTTGATTCTTTTAAGGGGGAAATATATCAAATACCCCCTATGTATTCAGCTTTAAAATATAAGGGAAAAAAATTATACGAACTAGCTCGTGAAGGAAAAGAAATTGAGAGAAAATCAAGAAAAATATTTATTTATGAGCTTGATATTATTCAAATAAATGAAAATGTTATTCTTTTTGATGTACTTTGTTCAAAAGGTACTTATATTAGAACTTTATGTGAAGATATTGGCAATGCACTAAATTGTGGTGCATACATGTCTTTTCTATTAAGAACAAAAACTGGAAAGTTTAGTCTTTGTGATGCTGTAACATTAGAAACTCTAAAAGAAGCATCTGTTAATGAAATTAATTTAAATTATTTATTTCCAATAGATTACCCAATTACACATATACCTAGAGTAAATGTAAAAAAAGAATCTGAAGTATATTTGAGAAATGGAAATAATCTTTATTATAAAAATATTGCATCTCATGATAATCTGATTGATGAAACTTTAGTAAGATTATACGTAGAAAATAAGTTTATTGCTTTAGGAAAGGTAAAAATGAAAAAAGAATTTTATATTGATGTTGACAGAGTTTTTTATTAA
- a CDS encoding ClpP family protease, with translation MDDKNNKNTEVYSEIQQQPAISPKIETKLNTKLENIKDVGTPNIPNMPSNIHYLTIIGHIEGHAVAPPQNKATKYEHIIPQLIAVEENPKIDGMITILNTVGGDVEAGLAIAELIASISKPTVSLVLGGGHSIGVPLATASDYSYIAQTATMTIHPIRMNGLVIGVQQTFKYFQKMQERIIQFITRTSKVPRDVILDLMTETDEIANDVGTILIGKEAVDIGLIDEVGGLDAAMRKLRELIEIQANNNEVQTQKNLQ, from the coding sequence ATGGATGATAAAAATAATAAAAATACAGAAGTATATTCTGAAATACAACAACAACCAGCTATTTCTCCGAAGATAGAAACAAAATTAAATACAAAGCTAGAAAATATTAAAGATGTAGGGACACCTAATATTCCTAATATGCCTAGTAATATACACTATTTAACTATTATTGGACATATAGAAGGGCATGCTGTAGCTCCTCCACAAAACAAAGCAACAAAATACGAACATATTATTCCTCAATTAATAGCAGTTGAGGAAAATCCTAAAATAGATGGAATGATTACTATTTTAAATACAGTTGGGGGAGATGTAGAAGCAGGACTTGCTATTGCAGAGCTAATTGCTAGTATATCAAAGCCTACAGTATCACTTGTTTTAGGAGGAGGGCATAGTATAGGAGTTCCATTAGCCACAGCTAGTGACTATTCATATATTGCTCAAACTGCTACTATGACTATACATCCTATAAGAATGAATGGATTAGTGATAGGTGTCCAACAGACCTTTAAGTATTTTCAAAAAATGCAAGAAAGAATAATTCAGTTTATTACTAGGACATCTAAAGTACCTAGGGATGTTATTTTGGACTTAATGACAGAAACAGATGAAATTGCAAATGATGTAGGAACTATATTAATAGGTAAAGAAGCTGTAGATATTGGCTTAATTGATGAGGTTGGCGGATTAGATGCAGCTATGAGGAAATTGAGGGAATTAATAGAAATACAGGCTAATAATAATGAAGTACAGACACAAAAGAATTTACAATAG
- the dut gene encoding dUTP diphosphatase, protein MYKIKIKTKDNVSLPKYETIGSAGMDLRANIKEPIILKPGQRVLVSTGLYIQLPEGLEAQVRARSGLAVKYGIGLVNGVGTIDSDYRGEIKVPLINWGDEDFYINPEDRIAQMVICKYEKVTWDQVEFLDETERGSGGFGHTGV, encoded by the coding sequence ATGTATAAGATAAAAATTAAAACAAAAGATAATGTATCATTACCAAAGTATGAAACAATTGGATCGGCAGGAATGGATTTACGAGCTAATATAAAAGAGCCTATTATTTTAAAACCAGGACAAAGAGTTTTAGTTTCAACTGGTTTATATATTCAGTTACCTGAAGGTTTAGAAGCCCAAGTTAGAGCAAGAAGTGGGCTTGCTGTGAAATATGGAATAGGTTTAGTAAATGGAGTAGGAACAATTGATAGTGATTATAGAGGAGAAATTAAGGTTCCGTTAATAAATTGGGGAGATGAAGATTTTTATATAAACCCTGAGGATAGAATTGCACAAATGGTAATTTGTAAATATGAGAAAGTTACATGGGATCAAGTGGAATTTCTTGATGAAACAGAAAGAGGTTCTGGTGGATTTGGTCATACAGGTGTCTAA
- a CDS encoding bifunctional riboflavin kinase/FAD synthetase — protein sequence MEVITSLENIEIDSNTGIALGSFDGVHIGHQALIVNLVDVCKKSNLKSVVYTFRNHPRNLTVSNGAPKRIITDKKKFHLLAELGVDYTVFIDFDDYQRTLSPEKFIKEILKDKFKMSYAVVGFNYRFGYRAQGDAAFLNHLKEKYSYDVMIVKAINIQDEVISSTKIREFISNGDIGKANLFLGRNYSIVGNVIHGKGLGKEFGFPTANIFVNKDYILPSSGVYFTKCIIDNKMYYSITNIGVNPTIGKNPISIETHIFKFDGDLYGKEIEILFFQKSRDEMKHEKIQDLICQINRDVQLAKKFFNI from the coding sequence ATGGAAGTTATAACCTCACTTGAAAATATAGAAATAGATTCAAATACAGGTATTGCATTAGGTAGTTTTGATGGTGTGCATATAGGACATCAGGCCTTAATTGTAAATTTAGTAGATGTCTGCAAAAAAAGCAATTTGAAAAGTGTTGTTTATACTTTTCGAAACCATCCTAGGAATTTAACTGTTTCAAATGGTGCTCCAAAAAGAATTATAACTGATAAAAAAAAGTTTCATCTCTTAGCTGAACTTGGAGTTGATTATACAGTTTTTATTGATTTTGATGATTATCAAAGAACATTAAGTCCAGAAAAGTTTATAAAAGAGATTTTAAAAGATAAATTTAAAATGAGTTATGCTGTTGTAGGTTTTAATTATAGATTTGGTTACAGAGCACAAGGAGATGCAGCTTTTTTGAATCATTTAAAAGAAAAATATTCTTATGATGTTATGATAGTAAAGGCTATAAATATTCAGGATGAAGTAATCAGTAGTACAAAAATTAGAGAATTTATTAGTAATGGAGATATAGGAAAAGCTAATCTATTTTTAGGAAGAAACTATTCAATTGTCGGAAATGTTATTCATGGAAAAGGCTTAGGAAAAGAGTTTGGATTTCCAACAGCAAATATTTTTGTTAATAAAGATTATATTTTACCAAGTTCAGGCGTTTACTTTACAAAGTGTATTATTGATAATAAAATGTACTATAGTATTACGAATATAGGGGTTAATCCTACAATAGGAAAGAATCCGATTAGTATAGAGACGCATATTTTTAAATTCGATGGAGATTTATATGGAAAAGAGATTGAAATTTTATTTTTTCAAAAATCTAGAGATGAAATGAAACATGAAAAAATACAAGATTTGATTTGTCAAATTAATAGAGATGTTCAACTTGCTAAAAAATTTTTCAACATATAA
- a CDS encoding DHH family phosphoesterase translates to MKIQKINNPKEIAELFYKAHNILLLPHIIPDGDTIGSSIALYLALKKLGKNPYVLIEDDIPYNIEFLMPYNICYDLDEEIVLDLVVSIDCSDTDRLGDRRKYVDQVKSSLNIDHHVTNTNFAMYNYVDSKAAATGELVYSIIKALEVPITKDIATCIYTALSTDTGSFKYDNTSPKTHRIAAELLEKNIDLNRITTEIYQKKPIHKVRLLSAALNTLEFYFEGKLAILSITKDMLEENKAKIEDADNFIEFARDIDGVEVGVLLKEVSKNQIKVGFRAKYDVDVSKVAKVFDGGGHKKASGCTIYSSIEEAKRNIVKIIDNYL, encoded by the coding sequence ATGAAAATACAGAAAATAAATAATCCAAAAGAAATTGCTGAGCTTTTTTATAAAGCACACAATATTCTTTTGCTTCCTCATATTATTCCTGATGGAGATACGATTGGTTCATCGATAGCTTTGTATTTAGCATTAAAAAAATTAGGGAAAAATCCTTATGTATTGATAGAGGATGATATTCCGTATAATATTGAATTTCTTATGCCTTACAATATTTGTTATGATTTAGATGAAGAGATAGTTTTAGATTTAGTCGTATCTATAGATTGTAGTGATACTGATAGACTAGGAGATAGGAGAAAGTATGTCGATCAAGTGAAAAGTAGCTTAAATATTGATCATCATGTTACAAATACTAATTTTGCTATGTATAATTATGTTGATTCAAAAGCTGCAGCTACAGGAGAACTTGTATATTCTATTATTAAGGCTTTAGAAGTTCCTATTACAAAGGATATTGCTACTTGTATATATACAGCTTTATCAACAGATACTGGAAGTTTTAAATATGATAATACTTCTCCTAAAACTCATAGAATAGCTGCTGAATTACTTGAGAAAAATATAGATCTTAACCGTATAACTACAGAAATATACCAAAAAAAACCAATACATAAAGTAAGATTGTTATCTGCAGCTTTGAATACTCTTGAATTTTATTTTGAAGGAAAATTAGCTATTTTATCAATTACAAAAGACATGTTGGAGGAAAATAAAGCTAAAATAGAAGATGCAGATAATTTTATTGAATTTGCTAGAGATATTGATGGCGTGGAAGTAGGGGTTTTATTAAAAGAAGTGTCAAAAAACCAGATAAAAGTTGGATTTAGAGCTAAATATGATGTTGATGTGAGTAAGGTTGCAAAAGTATTTGATGGAGGAGGACATAAAAAAGCTTCTGGATGCACGATCTATAGCAGTATAGAAGAAGCAAAAAGAAATATTGTAAAGATAATAGATAATTATTTGTAG
- the pnp gene encoding polyribonucleotide nucleotidyltransferase has protein sequence MERTFKTIIGGRTLEVQVGKVAQLANGSALIKYGDTVVLVTAVASSEPKAGIDFFPLSVDYEERLYSVGKIPGGFIKREGKPTEKAILTARLIDRPIRPLFPKGFRNDVQVVATVLSVDQDCTPDVVAMIGSSIALSISDIPFDGPTGSVVIGLVDGKFVVNPTLEQREQSQMHLVVSGTKDAIMMVEAGANIVSEKIMLDAIMFAHEEIKKIVSFVEEIVQEVGKEKIEVELYKVDEILEKEVREFATEKMLQAIKTVDKLERNENMEKVKTETLEYFEEKYPENLKDVGEVLYQITKEQVRQMITEEGIRPDNRKAEEIRPISSEVAVLPRTHGTGLFTRGQTQVLTVATLGAIGDAQVIDGLGVEESKRYMHHYNFPPYSVGEARFLRGPGRREIGHGALAERALEPVIPSEEEFPYTIRLVSEVLSSNGSTSQASVCGSTLALLDAGVPIKAPVAGIAMGLIKEENKVTILSDIQGMEDFLGDMDFKVAGTKEGITAIQMDIKIHGIDKEILQKALEQARKGRLYILDKMCEAISEPRQELSPYAPRIINITIDPEKIREVIGPGGKTISKIIDETNVKIDIEDDGRVFITAANVEEGSKALKMIEGIVKEAEVGEIYMGRVVKILNFGAFVEILPGKEGLLHISQIAKEKIGKVEDVLKVGDEVLVKVIEIDKQGRINLSRKAVLDNDQSSQKE, from the coding sequence ATGGAGAGAACATTTAAAACTATTATAGGCGGTCGAACCCTTGAAGTGCAAGTAGGCAAAGTAGCACAATTAGCAAATGGTTCAGCCCTTATTAAATATGGTGATACAGTAGTTTTAGTTACTGCTGTTGCTTCATCTGAGCCAAAAGCAGGCATTGATTTTTTCCCATTAAGTGTTGATTATGAAGAAAGATTATACTCTGTTGGAAAAATTCCAGGAGGATTCATAAAAAGAGAAGGAAAGCCTACAGAAAAAGCAATTCTTACAGCAAGATTGATAGATAGGCCTATTAGACCGTTGTTTCCTAAAGGGTTTAGAAACGATGTACAAGTAGTAGCTACAGTACTTTCAGTAGATCAAGACTGTACACCTGATGTTGTTGCAATGATAGGTTCATCTATTGCTTTATCTATTTCAGACATACCTTTTGATGGGCCAACTGGTTCAGTAGTTATTGGATTAGTTGATGGAAAATTTGTAGTAAATCCTACATTAGAACAAAGAGAACAAAGTCAGATGCATTTAGTAGTTTCAGGCACAAAGGATGCAATTATGATGGTAGAGGCAGGTGCTAATATAGTTTCAGAGAAGATAATGCTTGATGCAATTATGTTTGCACATGAAGAAATAAAAAAAATTGTAAGTTTTGTTGAAGAAATTGTTCAAGAGGTAGGTAAGGAAAAAATAGAAGTTGAGTTATATAAGGTTGATGAAATTTTAGAGAAAGAAGTAAGAGAATTTGCTACTGAAAAAATGCTTCAAGCAATTAAAACAGTGGACAAACTTGAAAGAAATGAGAATATGGAGAAGGTAAAAACTGAAACATTAGAATATTTTGAAGAGAAATATCCTGAAAATCTTAAAGACGTAGGAGAAGTTTTATATCAAATTACAAAAGAGCAAGTAAGACAAATGATTACAGAAGAAGGGATAAGACCTGATAATCGTAAGGCTGAGGAAATAAGACCTATTTCAAGTGAAGTAGCTGTTTTACCTAGAACTCATGGAACAGGATTGTTTACTAGAGGACAAACTCAGGTACTTACTGTAGCAACATTAGGAGCTATAGGAGATGCTCAAGTTATAGATGGATTAGGAGTTGAAGAATCAAAGCGATATATGCATCATTATAATTTTCCTCCTTATAGCGTTGGAGAAGCAAGATTTTTAAGAGGTCCAGGAAGAAGAGAAATTGGACATGGAGCTTTAGCTGAACGAGCATTAGAACCTGTTATACCTTCAGAAGAAGAGTTTCCTTATACGATTAGACTTGTATCTGAAGTATTAAGTTCAAATGGTAGTACTTCTCAAGCATCTGTATGTGGAAGTACATTAGCTTTACTTGATGCAGGTGTGCCGATTAAAGCGCCAGTAGCAGGTATAGCAATGGGGTTAATAAAAGAAGAGAACAAAGTGACTATATTGAGTGATATTCAAGGAATGGAAGATTTCCTAGGAGATATGGACTTTAAGGTTGCGGGGACAAAAGAAGGTATTACTGCTATTCAAATGGATATAAAGATACATGGTATTGATAAAGAAATATTGCAAAAAGCATTAGAGCAAGCAAGAAAGGGAAGATTATATATTCTTGATAAAATGTGTGAAGCAATTTCAGAACCTAGACAAGAACTATCTCCGTATGCGCCAAGAATTATTAACATAACTATTGATCCTGAAAAGATAAGGGAAGTGATCGGACCAGGAGGAAAGACAATTAGCAAGATTATTGATGAAACAAATGTAAAAATTGATATAGAAGATGATGGAAGAGTTTTTATAACTGCAGCAAATGTAGAAGAAGGTAGTAAAGCATTGAAGATGATAGAGGGAATTGTTAAAGAAGCAGAAGTCGGAGAAATATATATGGGGAGAGTAGTCAAAATTCTTAATTTTGGTGCATTTGTAGAAATACTTCCTGGTAAAGAAGGATTACTTCACATTTCACAAATTGCTAAAGAAAAAATAGGAAAAGTTGAAGATGTATTAAAGGTAGGAGATGAAGTTTTAGTAAAAGTCATAGAAATTGATAAACAAGGAAGGATTAATCTGTCTAGGAAAGCCGTTCTAGATAATGATCAATCTAGTCAAAAAGAATAG
- the rbfA gene encoding 30S ribosome-binding factor RbfA gives MVYQRTNRISEEIKKIISNLILNELKDPRISTLTSIVDVEVTRDLRYANIFVSVYGSEEEKENTLMALKKASGFIRKEMGKNLKLRYTPEPIFKMDVSIEKGIYISNLINKINKKENLDENTENK, from the coding sequence ATGGTTTATCAAAGAACAAATAGAATTAGTGAAGAGATAAAAAAAATCATCAGTAATTTAATATTAAATGAATTGAAAGATCCTCGTATTTCAACCCTGACAAGCATTGTTGATGTTGAAGTAACAAGAGATTTGAGATATGCAAATATTTTTGTTAGTGTATATGGATCTGAAGAAGAAAAGGAAAATACACTTATGGCATTAAAGAAGGCTTCAGGATTTATAAGAAAAGAAATGGGAAAAAATTTGAAGTTAAGATATACACCTGAACCTATATTTAAAATGGATGTTTCTATAGAGAAGGGGATCTATATTTCAAATTTAATCAATAAAATAAATAAAAAGGAAAATTTAGATGAAAATACAGAAAATAAATAA
- a CDS encoding YlmC/YmxH family sporulation protein — MKLSKLGGKEIVNLSDGGRLGVLAESDLLVDEKNGKIRAMLVPDLKNQFSIFHDKNFIEIPWDCVRKIGNDMIIIELEEERITKRRFSF, encoded by the coding sequence ATGAAATTAAGTAAATTGGGAGGAAAAGAGATTGTAAATTTAAGTGATGGAGGAAGACTCGGTGTTTTAGCTGAATCTGATTTATTAGTAGATGAAAAAAATGGAAAAATAAGAGCTATGCTTGTTCCCGATTTAAAAAATCAGTTTTCGATATTTCATGATAAAAATTTTATTGAGATTCCATGGGATTGTGTTAGAAAAATAGGAAATGACATGATTATTATTGAATTGGAAGAGGAAAGAATTACCAAGAGGAGATTTTCATTTTAG